The Mycolicibacterium mucogenicum DSM 44124 genomic sequence CGCTGAATCGATGGGCACTGACTCGGCAACGGACGACCCGGTGGTCATCGTCGGGATGGCGGTCGAGGCCCCCGGCGATGTGGACGACGCGGACAGCTACTGGCGGCTGCTGTCTTCCGGGCGAGAGGCGCTCGGCGCGTTCCCCGAGGACCGCGGCTGGGCCGTGCGCGACCTGCTCGCGGGCTCGCGCCGCGACGGGTTCAAGCGCATCCACAACCGCGGCGGATTCCTCACCGGCGCCGCACTTTTCGACCCCGCGTTCTTCGGTATCTCGCCGCGCGAGGCGGTGGCGATGGACCCGCAGCAGCGCGTCGCGCTGCGCGTGACGTGGCGGGCGCTGGAGAACGCCGGCATCAACCCCGATGATCTGGCCGGGCACGACGTCGGCTGCTACATCGGCGCCTCAGGCACCGGGTACGGCCCCGATCTCGCCGAATACTCCGACCTGAGTGGGCATCTGATCACCGGGACGTCGCTGGGCGTGATCTCCGGACGGATCGGCTACCTGCTGGGCCTCGACGGCCCGGCGCTGACGATCGACACGTCGTGCTCGTCGGCGCTGACCGCGTTCCATACCGCCGTGCAGGCACTGCGTTCGGGTGACTGCAGCATGGCGCTCGCCGGCGGTGTGTGCGTGATGGGGTCGCCGGGATACTTCGTCGAATTCGCCAAACAGCACGCCCTCTCCGATGACGGGCACTGCCGGCCCTACAGCGCGCAGGCCAGCGGCACCGTGTGGGCCGAAGGCGCGGGCATGTTCGTGCTGTCACGAAAGTCGGTGGCGCAGCGGGGCGGTCACCGCGTGCTCGCGGAGGTCCGGGCCAGCTGCCTCAACCAGGATGGCCGCAGCACCGGCCTGACCGCGCCGAGCGGGCCGGCGCAGGCGCGGCTGTTCGGCCGTGCGCTCACTCTCGCCGGTG encodes the following:
- a CDS encoding polyketide synthase, with amino-acid sequence MGTDSATDDPVVIVGMAVEAPGDVDDADSYWRLLSSGREALGAFPEDRGWAVRDLLAGSRRDGFKRIHNRGGFLTGAALFDPAFFGISPREAVAMDPQQRVALRVTWRALENAGINPDDLAGHDVGCYIGASGTGYGPDLAEYSDLSGHLITGTSLGVISGRIGYLLGLDGPALTIDTSCSSALTAFHTAVQALRSGDCSMALAGGVCVMGSPGYFVEFAKQHALSDDGHCRPYSAQASGTVWAEGAGMFVLSRKSVAQRGGHRVLAEVRASCLNQDGRSTGLTAPSGPAQARLFGRALTLAGARPDQIGMIEGHGTGTKLGDRTELNSLAQTYGATAPGQGAVLGSVKSNVGHSQAAAGALGLAKVLVSAEHATIPASLHTAQASAEIDWSAQGLRLATAHTPWPAVNGERLAAVSAFGMSGTNAHVVVAMPEGLVA